The DNA segment TGGGATTTTCTTGTTTGAATATAAACAATAATGTGCCTATTGCGCTTACGCCGTGTATCAAATAGACCACACACCCAAGTATCCGGGTATCCCCTCAATTACATAGCATAGCAGCCGGCATGATGCTTAAACGCCTCGCTTTTTGGTCCTTGATGCCTTTTGTGCTCCCGCAGGCCCTGTGGGTCCGAAAAAATGCACCGCGTTTTGCAGGCGCTTCCGGCCGGCCAGAAGGCAGCACGGGTTCGGGCCCAGCCGTCAGTCTGCTTGCTATTGGAGACTCGATCATTGCGGGCGTGGGCGCGTCTACCTACGCGCGCGCATTGGTAGGTGCTACAGCGCAAGCCCTTGCCACAACGCTTGGTACTACGGTCAAATGGCGCGCCGTAGGACAAATTGGCGCAACGTCTGAAAAAGTACACAAGCGACTGCTCACCCGCCTCAAAGAAACTACATATCAATACATCATCGTATCGGCCGGCGTTAACGATATTACGTCGCTGAAACGCACTGCACAATGGCGTACGAATTTAACAACGCTTCTTGATGCATTGCTCGAAAAATATCCTGATGCAACGCTGGGCATAGCCGGCATCCCACCGCTGCATGGCTTCCCGTTGCTTCCCTCCCCACTGCGACACGTGATCGGTTTGCGTGCCCGCACATTTGA comes from the Bacteroidota bacterium genome and includes:
- a CDS encoding SGNH/GDSL hydrolase family protein; translation: MMLKRLAFWSLMPFVLPQALWVRKNAPRFAGASGRPEGSTGSGPAVSLLAIGDSIIAGVGASTYARALVGATAQALATTLGTTVKWRAVGQIGATSEKVHKRLLTRLKETTYQYIIVSAGVNDITSLKRTAQWRTNLTTLLDALLEKYPDATLGIAGIPPLHGFPLLPSPLRHVIGLRARTFDAIIQQEAAKRPRVVHLALDFDPSPERFSADGYHPSEVSHGEFGVAMAAALLGHETVRA